One window of Quercus robur chromosome 12, dhQueRobu3.1, whole genome shotgun sequence genomic DNA carries:
- the LOC126708111 gene encoding uncharacterized protein LOC126708111, with the protein MINVIYAALGRTGSQPTRVMFVAKSPAEDPNSKPKRARLEIQPSLSFLDEEKIGTIQPHGDALVVTLRIGGYDVKRVMVDQGSCVEVMYPDLYKGLNLKPEDLTTYDSPLAVFDGNLVASKGQIRLLVQADSEVVEVDFIVVDAYSPYTAIVARPWLHTLGAVSLTLHQKVKYISGD; encoded by the coding sequence ATGATCAATGTTATATATGCTGCACTTGGAAGAACTGGCTCTCAACCTACTAGGGTGATGTTTGTGGCCAAGTCGCCAGCCGAGGACCCAAACTCTAAGCCGAAGAGAGCTAGATTAGAGATCCAACCTTCATTAAGTTTCTTAGATGAAGAAAAGATTGGAACTATCCAACCACATGGTGATGCTTTAGTGGTCACCCTTCGGATAGGGGGGTATGATGTGAAAAGGGTAATGGTGGATCAAGGCAGTTGTGTAGAAGTCATGTATCCTGACTTATATAAAggattgaacttgaaacctgaAGACTTAACAACTTACGATTCGCCTCTGGCAGTTTTTGATGGAAACCTTGTTGCCTCGAAGGGTCAAATTAGGTTACTAGTGCAAGCCGATTCAGAAGTGGTGGAAGTGGATTTCATAGTGGTGgatgcatactccccctacacgGCTATTGTTGCCCGACCTTGGCTTCACACATTGGGTGCCGTTTCTTTAACTTTACATCAGAAGGTTAAGTATATTTCTGGAGACTAG
- the LOC126708112 gene encoding uncharacterized protein LOC126708112, translated as MKTYLDRYWEMFNKIEGDFKDVAISTFKLGLPAGHGLRKSVTGKLVTSIRQLMDQIDKYKRVKENQLQNKGKGKVIPQERRDFKSDRYNNNKPQRDFARQSEPAAPQVVNTVFQEPVHQVLEKTKNESYFKWLNKMSGDPSRHNQSLHC; from the coding sequence ATGAAAACCTACTTGGATCgatattgggagatgttcaACAAGATAGAAGGTGATTTTAAGGATGTGGCCATCAGTACTTTTAAGCTTGGCTTGCCTGCAGGGCACGGTCTAAGGAAGTCTGTGACGGGGAAACTTGTCACCAGTATTCGTCAACTAATGGATCAGattgacaagtataaaagggttaAGGAAAACCAGCTGCAAAATAAGGGGAAGggtaaggttatccctcaggagaggagggatttcaagtCAGATCGCTACAACAATAACAAACCCCAGCGAGATTTTGCCAGACAATCTGAACCTGCAGCCCCACAGGTAGTAAACACCGTGTTTCAAGAACCGGTGCATCAAGTTTTGGAGAAGACCAAGAATGAGTCGTATTTTAAATGGCTGAACAAGATGAGTGGAGATCCTTCAAGGCATAATCAAAGCCTCCATTGCTAG